A window from Triplophysa dalaica isolate WHDGS20190420 chromosome 3, ASM1584641v1, whole genome shotgun sequence encodes these proteins:
- the LOC130417982 gene encoding LOW QUALITY PROTEIN: NACHT, LRR and PYD domains-containing protein 12-like (The sequence of the model RefSeq protein was modified relative to this genomic sequence to represent the inferred CDS: deleted 1 base in 1 codon), with translation MFSRQIKKIWRQSENTAGQPSLTHEESPESSCVSMKSDESMDKPVNISSGDCAEVSNTTDASNPFKKKQLDSVFQELEHKLISLMKKELKIFKSLLSPDYPSCSEREEEDDEDQIRVREMFLKITLNVLKKMKQTDLANELQTKLAPVCMKKHKSRLKEQFQRMNEGISAQGSSTLVNEIYTELYITEGGSEDINNEHEVRQIETSSRRSETQETQIKCNDIFKVSPEQNKPMRSVLTKGVAGIGKTVSVQKFILDWTEEKTNQDLHFIFPLPFRELNLIKQKNISLMDLLHQFFTDTKDLRSTDFDDYKVVFIFDGLDECRLPLDFSKNPSLFDVRESASVDVLLTNLIKGNLLPSALIWITSRPAAANQIPPECVDLITDVRGFNDPQKDEYFRKRINDESLANRIITHMKSSRSLYIMCHIPVFCWISATVLQRMLSEAESQAQIPKTLTQMFTHFMMFQIKLKSQKYDGKCDVDLQQARKSLESLGNLAFQQLEKGNLIFYEEDLRECDIDVREASVYSGVCTQIFREEFGLNLGKVFSFVHLSVQEFIAALFKFLFSIQDKENKTSVIDLLKREVDKALQSENGHLDLYLRFLLGLSLESSQTILRDLMTQRGRSSDSKQEIVEYIKMKIRENLSPEKSINLFHCLNELNDHSLVQEVQTYVNRGYNCSLSGVRLSPAQWSALAFVLLNSEEELNEFILSKYDRSDECLLRLLPVIKASRKADMSGCHLTEESCAALASVLSSNSTSLTELNLSHNKLKDSGVKLLSDGLKNTNCKLKILQLSSCSIGEEGCEALASALRSNPSHLTQLNLCRNDPGDSGVTQLSDLLKDPQCKLEKLNLYQCSIGAEGCGYLASALKSNPSHLRELNLSYNKPGDSGVKLLSDLLNDPHCQLQTLLLSACNLTEKSCSSLASVLISNSASLRELNLSYNKLQSSGVKLLSTGLKNANCKLETLHLDNCSIGSEGCVALASALRSNPSHLRELKLNYNNPGDSGVKLLYDLLKDPHCKLETLQ, from the exons ATGTTTTCCAGACAGATAAAGAA AATATGGAGACAATCAGAAAACACAGCTGGACAACCAAG TTTGACTCATGAAGAATCTCCTGAATCCAGCTGTGTGTCCATGAAGAGTGATGAATCAATGGATAAACCAGTTAACATCAGTTCGGGAGATTGTGCCGAAGTGAG CAACACAACAGATGCCTCAAATCCCTTCAAAAAGAAGCAACTGGATTCTGTTTTCCAG GAGCTTGAGCACAAGCTCATCTCTTTGATGAAGAAAGAGCTGAAGATCTTCAAGAGTCTACTGAGTCCAGATTACCCATCATGCtctgagagagaagaggaggatgatgaagatcagatcagagtCAGAGAGATGTTTCTGAAGATCACACTGAACGTCCTGAAGAAGATGAAGCAGACAGACCTCGCTAACGAACTACAGACCA AACTTGCCCCTGTATGcatgaagaaacacaaatcCAGACTTAAAGAGCAATTCcagagaatgaatgaaggaatcTCAGCTCAAGGAAGCTCAACACTTGTGAATGAGATCTACACAGAGCTGTACATCACAGAGGGAGGGAGTGAAGACATCAATAATgaacatgaggtgagacagattgagaca TCATCCAGAAGATCAGagacacaagaaacacaaatcaaatgtaatgacatctttaaagtctcacctgaacaaaacaaacccatgaGAAGTGTGCTGACTAAAGGAGTcgctggaattggaaaaacagtctctgtgcagaagttcattctggactggactgaagaaaaaacaaatcaagatcTTCACTTCATATTTCCACTTCCTTTCAGAGAACTGAATCTgatcaaacagaaaaatatcagtctgatGGATCTTCTTCATCAGTTCTTCACAGATACAAAAGATCTGAGATCAACAGACTTTGATGAttataaagttgtgtttatcttTGATGGTCTTGATGAGTGTCGTCTTCCTCTAGATTTCTCAAAGAATCCGAGTTTGTTTGATGTCAGAGAATCAGCGTCAGTGGATGTGCTGCTGACAAACCTCATCAAGGGGAATCTGCTTCCTTCTGCTCTGATCTGGATCACCTCTcgaccagcagcagccaatcagattccgCCTGAGTGTGTTGATCTGATCACAGATGTACGAGGATTCAATGACCCTCAGAAGGACGAGTatttcaggaagagaatcaATGATGAGAGTCTGGCCAACagaatcatcacacacatgaaatcatccagaagtctgtacatcatgtgtcacatcccagtcttctgctggatttcagccactgttCTCCAGAGAATGTTGAGTGAAGCAGAGAGTCAAGCACAGATCCCCAAGACTCTCACTCAAATGTTCACACACTTCATGATGTTTCAGATCAAACTGAAGAGTCAGAAGTATGATGGGAAATGTGACGTAGATCTTCAGCAGGCTAGAAAGAGTCTTGAGTCACTGGGAAATCTGGCTTTTCAACAGCTGGAGAAAGGGAACCTGATCTTCTATGAGGAGGATCTGAGAGAGTGTGACATTGATGTCAGAGAAGCGTCAGTGTACTCAGGAGTTTGTactcagatcttcagagaggaGTTTGGACTGAACCTGGGGAAGGTGTTCAGCTTTGTGCATCTGAGCGTTCAGGAGTTTATCGCCGCTTtattcaagtttttattttcgattcaagataaagaaaacaagacaagtGTGATTGATTTACTGAAGCGTGAAGTGGACAAGGCCTTACAGAGTGAGAACGGACACCTGGATCTTTATCTCAGGTTTCTTCTGGGTCTTTCACTGGAGTCCAGTCAGACAATCTTACGAGATCTGATGACACAGAGAGGAAGAAGCTCTGACAGTAAACAGGAAATAGTCGAGTACATtaagatgaagatcagagaGAATCTCTCTCCAGAGaaatccatcaatctgtttcactgtctgaatgaactcaATGATCATTCTCTAGTGCAGGAAGTACAAACATATGTGAACAGAGGATATAACTGTAGTCTGTCTGGAGTCCGTCTCTCTCCTGCTCAGTGGTCGGCTCTGGCATTTGTGTTACTGAACTCAGAAGAGGAGCTGAATGAGTTTATACTGAGTAAATATGATCGATCAGATGAATGTCTTCTGAGGCTTCTGCCAGTTATCAAAGCATCCAGAAAAGCTGA TATGAGTGGCTGTCATCTTACAGAGGAAAGTTGTGCTGCACTGGCATCAGTTCTTAGCTCAAACTCCAcaagtctgacagaactgaacctgagtcataataaactgaaggattcaggagtgaagctgctctctgatggactgaagaatacaaactgtaaactgaagataTTACA gCTGTCAAGCTGCAGTATTGGAGAAGAAGGTTGTGAAGCTCTGGCTTctgctctgagatcaaacccctcacatctgACACAACTCAATCTGTGCAGAAATGATCCAGGAGATTCGGGAGTGACGCAGCTttctgatctactgaaggatccacaaTGTAAACTGGAGAAATTAAA cCTATATCAGTGCAGTATTGGAGCTGAAGGTTGTGGTTATCTGGCTTCAGCTCTGAaatcaaacccctcacatctgAGAGAATTGAACCTGAGCTATAATAAACccggagattcaggagtgaagctgctctctgatctactgaatGATCCACACTGTCAACTACAGACACTACT tttGAGTGCATGCAATCTCAcagagaaaagttgttcatcactggCGTCAGTTCTCATCTCAAACTCTGCAAGCCTAAGAGAACTAAACCTGAGTTACAATAAGTTGCAGagttcaggagtgaagctgctctctacTGGACTGAAGAATGCAAATTGTAAACTAGAGACATTACA TCTGGATAACTGCAGTAttggatctgaaggttgtgttgctctggcttcggctctgagatcaaacccctcacatctgAGAGAACTCAAATTGAACTATAATAATccaggagattcaggagtgaagctgctctatgatctactgaaggatccacactGTAAACTAGAGACACTACAATGA